From Verrucomicrobiales bacterium, one genomic window encodes:
- the groL gene encoding chaperonin GroEL (60 kDa chaperone family; promotes refolding of misfolded polypeptides especially under stressful conditions; forms two stacked rings of heptamers to form a barrel-shaped 14mer; ends can be capped by GroES; misfolded proteins enter the barrel where they are refolded when GroES binds), protein MAAKQLIFDEAARQALAKGVSKLARAVSATLGPKGRNVVLDKKFGSPTVTKDGVTVAKEIELEDAYENMGAQMVREVASKTSDAAGDGTTTATVLGEAIFREGLKHVTSGANPIGIQRGIQKAVDAAVEHLAKIAKKVKDKEEIKQVATVSANWDTTIGNIIADAMDKVGKDGTITVEEAKSIETTLDVVEGMQFDKGYLSPYFVTNAETMETKLDDAYILIYEKKVSNLKDLLPLLEKIAKVGKPLLVIAEEVEGEALATLVVNKLRGVLNICAVKAPGFGDRRKAMLEDIAILTGGRCITEDLGIKLESLGIEDLGRAKSIVVDKENTTIVEGHGKASEIQGRVNQIRRQIEETTSDYDREKLQERLAKLAGGVAVINVGAATETEMKEKKARVEDALHATRAAVEEGIVPGGGVALLRCLPAINALNLKDEDEAIGVEIVKRAIEYPLRALAANAGVEGSLVVQEVKRLKGNDGYNVATGDYEDLVKAGVVDPKKVTRNALQNSASIAGLLLTTECLITEVPEKDKAPKADPHHGGGGGGMEY, encoded by the coding sequence ATGGCAGCAAAACAACTTATTTTTGACGAAGCAGCACGCCAGGCGTTGGCCAAGGGCGTTTCCAAACTCGCTCGGGCCGTCAGTGCGACCCTTGGACCCAAAGGCCGCAATGTCGTTCTGGACAAGAAATTTGGATCCCCGACCGTGACCAAGGACGGTGTCACTGTTGCGAAGGAAATCGAACTGGAAGACGCTTATGAGAACATGGGCGCCCAGATGGTTCGCGAAGTGGCCAGCAAGACCAGCGACGCGGCTGGTGATGGCACCACTACCGCCACCGTGCTCGGCGAAGCGATTTTCCGCGAAGGTTTGAAGCATGTCACCTCTGGTGCGAACCCGATCGGCATTCAGCGCGGCATCCAAAAGGCCGTTGACGCCGCGGTAGAACACCTCGCCAAGATCGCCAAGAAGGTCAAGGACAAGGAAGAGATCAAGCAGGTCGCCACGGTCTCGGCCAACTGGGATACCACGATCGGCAACATCATTGCTGACGCGATGGACAAGGTCGGCAAGGACGGCACCATCACGGTCGAAGAAGCTAAGTCGATCGAGACCACTCTCGACGTCGTCGAAGGTATGCAATTCGACAAGGGCTATCTCTCTCCCTACTTCGTCACCAACGCGGAGACGATGGAAACCAAGTTGGATGACGCCTACATCCTGATTTACGAGAAGAAGGTCAGCAATCTTAAGGATCTGCTCCCCTTGCTCGAGAAGATCGCCAAGGTCGGCAAGCCGCTGCTCGTCATCGCTGAAGAAGTCGAAGGCGAAGCGTTGGCCACCCTCGTGGTGAACAAGCTCCGCGGCGTGTTGAACATCTGCGCTGTGAAGGCGCCCGGCTTCGGTGACCGCCGCAAGGCCATGCTCGAAGACATCGCGATCCTCACGGGTGGACGCTGCATCACCGAAGATCTCGGCATCAAGCTCGAGAGCCTCGGAATCGAAGACCTCGGCCGTGCGAAGAGCATTGTTGTCGACAAGGAAAACACCACCATTGTCGAAGGTCATGGCAAGGCCTCTGAGATCCAGGGCCGGGTTAATCAGATCCGCCGTCAGATCGAAGAGACCACCTCGGACTACGACCGCGAGAAGCTCCAGGAGCGACTGGCGAAGTTGGCTGGCGGCGTGGCCGTCATCAACGTCGGTGCTGCCACCGAGACCGAGATGAAGGAAAAGAAAGCTCGTGTCGAGGACGCCCTGCATGCCACTCGCGCTGCCGTCGAAGAAGGCATCGTTCCTGGCGGTGGCGTGGCTCTGCTCCGCTGCCTCCCGGCCATCAATGCCTTGAATCTGAAGGACGAAGATGAAGCCATCGGCGTGGAAATTGTGAAGCGGGCGATCGAGTATCCGCTCCGCGCTCTGGCGGCCAACGCTGGCGTCGAAGGCTCGCTCGTGGTCCAGGAAGTGAAGCGCCTCAAGGGCAACGATGGCTACAACGTGGCTACCGGCGACTATGAAGACTTGGTGAAAGCGGGTGTGGTTGATCCTAAGAAGGTGACCCGCAACGCTCTGCAGAACTCGGCGTCCATCGCCGGTCTGCTCCTCACCACCGAATGCCTCATCACCGAAGTCCCTGAGAAGGATAAGGCTCCCAAGGCCGATCCTCACCATGGCGGCGGCGGCGGCGGCATGGAATACTAA
- a CDS encoding co-chaperone GroES — MALNVKPLGDRILVEAVEDKEVKKGGIIIPDTAKEKPMESVVRALGTGKLDDSGKKIPFEVKVGDRILVSKYGGTEIKLDGREYKILSTDDVLAVIA; from the coding sequence ATGGCACTTAATGTTAAGCCTCTCGGCGACCGCATCCTGGTGGAAGCGGTAGAGGACAAAGAAGTCAAAAAGGGCGGCATCATCATCCCTGATACCGCAAAAGAGAAGCCGATGGAGAGCGTTGTGCGCGCCCTTGGTACCGGTAAGCTGGACGACAGCGGAAAGAAGATCCCGTTCGAAGTTAAAGTAGGCGATCGTATCTTGGTCAGCAAGTATGGCGGCACTGAGATCAAGTTGGATGGCCGTGAGTACAAGATTCTCAGCACCGACGACGTGCTGGCTGTGATCGCATAA
- the dnaK gene encoding molecular chaperone DnaK — MAKVLGIDLGTTNSCMAVMEGGEPLVLENSEGKRTTPSVVAFAKNGERLVGDAAKRQAVTNPRNTVYSIKRFMGRKFDEVQEEIKRVPYKVVRASNGDAHVEVEVDGQTKTYSPPEISAMVLAKLRADAEMRLGETITQAVITVPAYFNDSQRQATKDAGKIAGLEVLRIINEPTAASLAYGLDKKKDEKIAVYDLGGGTFDISVLEIGDGVFEVKATNGDTHLGGDDWDNQLMDWILSEFKKDQGIDLRKQPDALQRIKEEAEKAKIALSSSQQYEINLPFVTADASGPKHISSKLTRAKMEQLCDSLFERTVTPTRNCLRDAGIAADKIDELVLVGGMTRMPRVVETARGLVNKTPHQGVNPDEVVAVGAAIQAGVLKGEVKDVLLLDVTPLSLGIETLGGVFTRLIERNTTIPTRKSEIFSTASDNQPGVEIHVLQGDRQMARDNKPIGKFQLTDIPPAPRGVPQIEVTFDIDANGILNVSAKDLGTGKEQKITITANSGLSKDEVERMRKDAEAHADDDRNIREAAEARNEADNVIYRTEKTLKEAGDKLPGNEKAKIEKSVADVKEALKGTDTAAIKAAVEKLNEVWQAASAELYKATGAAPGGQPNASSAGPSGETSSGDKAKGQGDGPIIDAEVVDEKK; from the coding sequence ATGGCTAAAGTTTTAGGCATCGATCTCGGGACCACGAATTCTTGCATGGCTGTCATGGAGGGTGGCGAGCCCTTGGTATTGGAGAATTCGGAAGGAAAACGAACCACCCCTTCGGTGGTCGCCTTCGCTAAAAATGGCGAGCGGCTGGTAGGGGATGCGGCGAAGCGTCAGGCGGTGACGAACCCCCGCAATACGGTTTATTCCATCAAGCGCTTCATGGGCCGAAAGTTCGATGAGGTTCAGGAAGAGATCAAGCGCGTGCCTTACAAGGTGGTGCGTGCCTCCAACGGGGATGCGCACGTTGAGGTGGAGGTGGACGGGCAGACCAAGACGTACAGCCCTCCCGAAATCTCGGCCATGGTTCTGGCGAAACTTCGCGCTGATGCCGAGATGCGTTTGGGTGAGACGATCACCCAGGCGGTGATCACGGTTCCGGCCTATTTCAATGATTCGCAGCGGCAGGCTACTAAAGATGCTGGCAAGATCGCCGGCTTGGAGGTGCTCCGTATTATCAACGAGCCTACGGCTGCCTCGCTGGCCTACGGGTTGGACAAGAAGAAGGACGAGAAGATCGCTGTTTACGACCTGGGTGGTGGCACCTTTGATATTTCCGTCCTGGAGATCGGCGATGGGGTTTTTGAGGTTAAGGCTACGAACGGCGACACTCACTTGGGGGGTGATGACTGGGACAACCAGCTGATGGATTGGATCCTGAGCGAGTTCAAGAAGGATCAAGGAATTGACCTTCGCAAGCAACCGGACGCATTGCAGCGAATTAAGGAAGAGGCCGAGAAGGCCAAGATCGCCCTCTCGAGTTCGCAGCAGTATGAGATCAATCTGCCGTTCGTGACCGCGGACGCCAGCGGCCCGAAGCACATCAGTTCGAAGCTGACGCGCGCCAAGATGGAGCAGCTTTGCGATTCGTTGTTCGAGCGAACCGTGACCCCGACCCGCAACTGCCTTCGTGACGCCGGCATCGCTGCCGACAAGATTGATGAATTGGTCTTGGTGGGTGGCATGACCCGCATGCCTCGGGTGGTGGAGACTGCCCGTGGTTTGGTGAACAAGACCCCGCATCAAGGCGTGAATCCGGATGAAGTGGTCGCTGTAGGCGCCGCGATTCAAGCGGGAGTGCTGAAGGGCGAGGTCAAGGACGTGCTGCTGCTCGACGTGACGCCTCTTTCCCTGGGCATTGAAACTCTGGGCGGCGTTTTCACGCGATTGATCGAGCGCAATACGACCATTCCCACCCGCAAGTCTGAGATCTTCTCCACGGCTTCGGACAACCAGCCGGGCGTCGAGATTCATGTGCTCCAGGGTGACCGGCAGATGGCCCGAGACAACAAGCCGATTGGTAAGTTCCAATTAACAGACATCCCTCCGGCCCCTCGAGGAGTCCCGCAGATCGAAGTCACCTTTGACATTGATGCCAATGGCATCCTGAACGTCAGCGCTAAGGACCTGGGCACCGGCAAGGAGCAGAAGATCACCATTACTGCCAACAGCGGCCTTTCGAAGGATGAGGTGGAGCGGATGCGCAAGGATGCGGAGGCGCATGCGGATGATGATCGCAACATTCGCGAAGCGGCTGAGGCTAGGAACGAAGCTGACAACGTCATTTATCGTACCGAGAAGACCCTTAAGGAAGCTGGTGACAAACTGCCGGGGAATGAGAAGGCGAAAATCGAGAAATCGGTGGCGGATGTCAAAGAGGCTTTGAAAGGCACCGACACGGCGGCGATCAAGGCTGCCGTCGAGAAGTTGAATGAAGTTTGGCAAGCCGCTTCCGCCGAACTCTACAAGGCGACGGGCGCTGCTCCCGGAGGTCAGCCGAATGCATCATCGGCCGGTCCCTCGGGCGAAACATCTTCTGGCGACAAAGCCAAGGGTCAAGGCGACGGCCCGATTATCGACGCGGAAGTCGTCGACGAGAAAAAGTAA
- the yajC gene encoding preprotein translocase subunit YajC translates to MMTHCLGALMAFGMPPANGGVRDPKAELLNTLVPFGIMAVLFYFALIRPQRLRAKELEQRVSSLKPGDKVLTNGGILGTIVTIREKTISIRSEDTKFEVLKSAVSEVTERKSETADTKS, encoded by the coding sequence ATGATGACTCATTGTCTAGGCGCGCTCATGGCATTTGGAATGCCTCCCGCAAACGGGGGGGTTAGAGATCCAAAGGCGGAACTTCTTAACACCCTGGTGCCTTTCGGCATCATGGCGGTCCTCTTCTACTTTGCCCTGATCCGACCGCAGAGACTGAGGGCTAAGGAACTGGAGCAACGGGTCAGCAGCCTGAAGCCCGGGGACAAGGTCCTCACCAACGGAGGCATTCTGGGAACGATTGTCACCATTCGAGAGAAAACCATCTCCATCCGTTCGGAGGATACGAAGTTCGAGGTTCTCAAGTCCGCCGTATCCGAAGTCACCGAACGCAAAAGCGAAACCGCCGATACTAAATCCTGA
- the secD gene encoding protein translocase subunit SecD, whose translation MTRNHFWKFLFVLFVLGWSFYEVYPPTGKNIITHFDERARNRDAALTNILTRARELEKINPARTYGNLFDAVATNDISRYFGFNVAGQKNPNSYVLNRLQREAAGKIKLGLDLQGGTSFLIGMNTNDLSTNQVREQVLSQAVEVLRRRVDKFGVAEPQIQPSGEDRILIQLPGLSEDDRLSARRQIEKSAFLEFRIVHENSDQLLAQGLGAPGYEKLGTSHRAEDGSKMISYHLVKKQAEEGLTGAYVKSAGVYRDPVTSQPQIHFEFNSEGAEKFGRITRKYSPQGGRYYQLAIVLDGELSSAPRIMGPIEGGRGQITGDFELKEAIELANTLENPLEAKVTLLEEKAVDPSLGQATIDSGVRSAIWGTIAVAAFMLVYYLKAGVVANVALIVNIIILLGVMCSVGTVLTLPGIAGIVLTIGMAVDANVLIYERIREESAKGKSLKGAIAAGYDRAFSTIFDSNLTTLIASVLLIYLGSGPIKGFGVTLTIGICVSMFTALVVTRLIFDFLVAKNVIKSLPMLQIIRGSKIEFMKFAKIAFTISWAIILGGLIFGEKRMGIDFAGGDSVVLQFSQRVPQEDVQKALEAKGIKDPRAQYQGELGAKESAATLRITSPLNTGEAVTAALKTSFPDAKFTQVAMEQVGPTVGDEILKTGLLAVFASLFLILVYVAFRYEVSFAVAAVVAVMHDVLMTTGIYCLAGREFNSTFIAAVLTIIGFSINDTIVIFDRIREDLKLGVRGSFTQLINQALNETLSRTIITSGTVFIATIVLYLFGGGAINDFAFTFLVGIITGTYSSIYIASAIVLWWHKGQRPPTTTVQVVPQESEAAKA comes from the coding sequence ATGACTCGCAATCATTTTTGGAAATTCCTGTTCGTTCTTTTTGTGTTGGGATGGTCCTTTTACGAGGTCTACCCGCCGACCGGTAAGAACATCATCACTCACTTCGACGAGCGAGCCCGCAATCGCGATGCCGCCCTGACGAACATACTGACCCGGGCTCGCGAACTGGAGAAAATCAATCCAGCGCGCACCTATGGCAATCTGTTCGATGCGGTAGCCACCAATGATATCAGCCGATATTTTGGCTTCAACGTGGCTGGGCAGAAGAATCCCAACAGCTATGTGCTCAACCGGCTCCAGCGAGAAGCAGCCGGCAAGATCAAGCTGGGGTTGGATCTGCAAGGCGGCACCTCATTCCTGATTGGGATGAACACCAACGACCTTTCCACCAATCAGGTTCGCGAACAAGTGCTGTCCCAGGCAGTCGAAGTGCTCCGCCGTCGGGTAGACAAGTTCGGCGTGGCTGAGCCCCAGATCCAGCCGTCCGGCGAGGACCGAATTCTGATCCAGCTGCCCGGGCTCTCCGAAGACGACCGGCTCAGCGCTCGCCGCCAGATCGAGAAGTCGGCGTTCCTGGAATTTCGAATCGTTCATGAGAACAGCGATCAATTGCTCGCTCAGGGACTAGGCGCCCCCGGATACGAAAAGCTCGGCACCTCCCACCGGGCCGAGGACGGTTCCAAAATGATCAGCTACCACTTGGTCAAGAAGCAGGCCGAGGAGGGGTTGACCGGCGCTTATGTCAAGAGTGCCGGCGTCTACCGCGATCCCGTCACGTCCCAGCCTCAAATTCATTTCGAGTTCAACTCCGAGGGCGCAGAGAAGTTTGGAAGGATTACCCGGAAATACAGCCCGCAAGGTGGACGCTACTACCAGCTGGCCATCGTGCTGGACGGCGAGCTGTCTTCAGCCCCTCGCATCATGGGGCCGATCGAAGGCGGACGCGGCCAGATCACCGGTGACTTCGAGCTGAAGGAAGCGATCGAACTCGCGAACACCCTCGAGAATCCCTTGGAAGCGAAGGTAACCCTGCTGGAAGAGAAAGCCGTCGACCCCAGTTTGGGACAAGCCACCATTGACAGCGGTGTCCGCTCCGCCATCTGGGGCACCATCGCTGTGGCCGCGTTCATGTTGGTCTACTATCTGAAAGCCGGTGTCGTAGCCAACGTGGCCCTGATTGTTAACATCATCATCCTGTTAGGGGTCATGTGCTCGGTCGGAACCGTTCTGACCCTGCCCGGCATCGCCGGCATCGTGTTGACCATCGGCATGGCGGTCGACGCTAACGTGCTGATCTACGAGCGTATTCGGGAGGAATCGGCCAAGGGCAAGTCGCTCAAGGGAGCCATCGCTGCCGGTTATGACCGGGCCTTCAGCACCATCTTCGATTCTAACCTCACTACCCTGATCGCTTCCGTGCTCCTGATCTACTTGGGCTCCGGTCCCATCAAGGGCTTCGGCGTGACCCTGACGATCGGTATCTGCGTCAGCATGTTCACCGCGTTGGTTGTCACACGATTGATTTTCGACTTCCTCGTCGCCAAGAACGTGATCAAGTCCCTGCCCATGCTTCAGATCATCCGCGGGTCGAAGATCGAGTTCATGAAGTTCGCCAAAATTGCATTCACCATCTCCTGGGCCATCATCCTGGGTGGCCTGATCTTCGGAGAGAAGCGCATGGGCATCGATTTCGCGGGCGGCGACAGCGTGGTGCTCCAATTCAGCCAGCGCGTGCCGCAAGAGGACGTGCAGAAGGCACTCGAAGCCAAAGGCATCAAGGATCCCCGGGCTCAATACCAGGGAGAACTCGGCGCCAAGGAGTCGGCCGCCACACTGCGAATCACTTCCCCGCTCAACACGGGCGAGGCCGTGACGGCAGCGCTCAAGACCAGCTTCCCTGACGCCAAGTTTACCCAGGTTGCCATGGAGCAGGTCGGGCCTACCGTGGGCGATGAAATCCTCAAGACCGGCCTACTCGCCGTCTTCGCCTCACTGTTCTTGATCCTGGTCTACGTGGCCTTCCGCTACGAAGTCTCGTTCGCCGTGGCCGCGGTGGTCGCGGTGATGCACGATGTGCTCATGACGACTGGCATCTACTGCTTGGCGGGCCGCGAGTTCAACAGCACATTCATCGCCGCAGTCCTCACGATTATCGGTTTCTCGATCAACGACACCATCGTCATCTTCGATCGAATCCGCGAAGACCTGAAACTGGGCGTTCGTGGGAGCTTCACCCAGCTCATCAATCAAGCGCTGAACGAAACCCTCAGCCGAACCATCATCACCTCCGGCACCGTGTTCATCGCGACGATCGTGCTCTATCTGTTCGGGGGCGGTGCGATCAACGACTTCGCCTTCACATTCCTGGTCGGTATCATCACCGGAACCTACTCCAGCATCTACATCGCCAGCGCCATCGTGCTCTGGTGGCATAAGGGTCAGCGCCCCCCAACCACAACTGTTCAGGTGGTGCCGCAGGAGTCTGAGGCTGCCAAGGCCTGA
- a CDS encoding TerC family protein: MLAEFVITSWHWATFLACILFLLALDLGVFHRAARVVQFKEALGWTGAWFCLAMGFAALIATLMTKEKALLFATGYIVELSLSMDNVFVIAVIFRYFQVPIQYQHRVLFWGILGALAMRGVMIWLGAAMVERFEWTLYILGAFLIFTGLKMIFSSDEGVHPEKNPVIRLARRWFPVADQFDGQKFFTQVRGSRALTPLAIVLIMVETTDLIFALDSLPAIFGITQDAFIIFTSNVFAILGLRSLYFALAEAIQYFTHLKVGLSAVLVFIGIKMVGKHWFEIPTLWSLIIVAGIILSSILVSLIVAARPKRDH, translated from the coding sequence ATGCTTGCTGAGTTTGTCATTACGTCGTGGCACTGGGCCACCTTCCTCGCCTGCATCCTCTTTTTGCTGGCGCTCGACCTGGGCGTGTTTCACCGAGCCGCCCGGGTCGTGCAGTTCAAGGAGGCCCTGGGCTGGACCGGAGCTTGGTTCTGCCTGGCGATGGGCTTCGCGGCCCTGATCGCCACCCTGATGACCAAGGAGAAGGCCTTGCTCTTCGCCACCGGCTACATCGTCGAACTGTCCCTCTCCATGGACAATGTCTTCGTGATCGCCGTCATTTTCCGATACTTCCAGGTTCCCATCCAATACCAGCATCGCGTGCTCTTCTGGGGCATCCTGGGCGCCCTGGCCATGCGAGGCGTGATGATTTGGCTCGGGGCTGCCATGGTGGAACGCTTTGAGTGGACTCTCTATATTCTGGGAGCCTTCCTCATCTTCACCGGGCTCAAAATGATCTTCAGCAGCGACGAAGGAGTTCACCCGGAAAAGAACCCGGTGATTCGACTCGCACGGCGGTGGTTCCCAGTCGCCGATCAATTTGACGGACAGAAATTCTTCACTCAGGTCCGAGGCAGCCGGGCGCTAACCCCGCTGGCCATCGTTCTGATCATGGTGGAGACCACTGACCTGATCTTCGCCCTGGACAGCCTGCCGGCCATCTTCGGCATCACCCAGGACGCCTTCATCATTTTCACATCGAATGTGTTCGCCATCCTGGGCCTCCGCTCGCTGTATTTCGCGCTGGCGGAAGCGATTCAATACTTCACCCACCTGAAGGTCGGCCTGTCGGCCGTGCTGGTGTTTATCGGAATCAAGATGGTCGGCAAACACTGGTTCGAGATCCCCACGCTGTGGTCTCTAATCATCGTGGCGGGAATCATCCTCTCCTCCATCCTGGTCTCCTTGATTGTGGCAGCCCGCCCCAAGCGCGACCACTGA
- a CDS encoding tyrosine recombinase — translation MAFLQHLAADRGASEYTQRNYRQALADFAGWSRQERSGYPAWLELKRDDFRAYLRALGRRGLGQAAIRLRFSALRGFYRFMVRRGLLDSSPVRLVQLPKSPKRLPRFLTVQQMLDLLHAPAKAWEAIREKADGRTRETDFLRDTAILETIYSCGLRVSELAGLRMEDIDWGEQVIRVRGKGRKERLLPIGKAALAAIRGYRDRLPAAAAQQPATFLAHPDRSAPISARMIQLRLKRHLQAVGLDPRLTPHKLRHSYATHLLDHGADLRSVQELLGHAHLATTQVYTHVTTDRLKKAYERAHPRAR, via the coding sequence TTGGCTTTTCTCCAGCATCTTGCCGCCGACCGAGGCGCGTCGGAATACACCCAACGAAACTATCGGCAGGCGTTGGCTGACTTTGCGGGATGGAGTCGTCAGGAGCGGTCTGGATATCCGGCTTGGCTTGAGCTGAAGCGAGACGATTTTCGGGCCTATCTGCGGGCGTTGGGACGCCGCGGACTGGGGCAGGCTGCCATTCGGCTGCGGTTCTCCGCACTGCGTGGGTTCTACCGGTTCATGGTGCGTCGAGGGTTGCTTGACTCTTCTCCCGTGAGGCTGGTGCAGCTACCCAAGTCCCCCAAACGGCTGCCACGTTTCCTCACGGTTCAGCAGATGCTCGACCTGCTACATGCCCCAGCCAAGGCTTGGGAGGCGATTCGAGAGAAGGCCGACGGCCGAACTCGCGAGACCGACTTTCTCCGCGACACCGCCATTCTGGAAACGATTTACTCCTGCGGGCTGCGAGTGAGCGAACTTGCGGGTTTACGCATGGAGGACATTGACTGGGGGGAGCAGGTAATTCGAGTTCGTGGCAAAGGGCGCAAGGAAAGACTGCTGCCGATCGGCAAGGCGGCCTTGGCTGCCATCCGGGGCTATCGGGATCGGCTTCCCGCTGCGGCTGCGCAGCAGCCGGCCACTTTTCTGGCTCACCCCGATCGCAGTGCTCCCATCTCAGCGCGGATGATCCAGCTGCGTTTGAAGCGGCACCTGCAGGCCGTTGGACTCGATCCGAGGCTCACGCCGCATAAGCTTCGACACAGCTACGCGACCCACTTGTTGGATCACGGGGCCGATCTCCGCAGCGTGCAGGAGTTGTTGGGGCACGCGCATCTAGCGACCACGCAGGTCTACACTCATGTGACCACTGATCGTTTGAAAAAGGCCTACGAGCGCGCTCACCCGCGAGCCAGATAG